The following proteins are co-located in the candidate division WOR-3 bacterium genome:
- a CDS encoding LytR C-terminal domain-containing protein has protein sequence MKKRLIISVFFGVIFIAFLAVAIYSSIRAYRVRNRMWYIKNVNPSIRVEVVNATGIPGLARKVTFLLRQDGFDVVYYSSSGDTIKKTVVVERSDSSLSHAKHLAKWIGCKEITLEWDYDKISDCALVIGLDFNKYFPGVDTAKILY, from the coding sequence ATGAAAAAGCGGTTAATTATTTCAGTTTTTTTCGGGGTTATTTTCATTGCCTTTTTGGCCGTTGCGATCTATTCATCCATTAGAGCTTATAGAGTGCGAAACAGGATGTGGTACATAAAGAATGTTAATCCTTCAATAAGGGTTGAGGTAGTTAATGCGACGGGTATCCCAGGACTTGCGAGAAAGGTCACCTTTTTGTTGAGACAGGATGGCTTTGATGTTGTTTACTATTCCAGCTCAGGAGATACAATAAAAAAGACAGTGGTGGTTGAGCGTTCAGATTCCTCACTTTCCCATGCAAAACACCTTGCTAAGTGGATTGGATGTAAGGAAATTACACTGGAATGGGACTACGATAAAATTTCCGATTGTGCGCTGGTTATAGGGCTGGATTTTAACAAATATTTCCCAGGGGTTGATACTGCAAAGATCCTTTATTGA
- a CDS encoding TldD/PmbA family protein has protein sequence MKKLAESIIDLLKLKRVQYGDVRVVRVVKEFILVKDGIVDRIEKTVNEGVGIRVLVDNRWGFAGVSSTSIKDAEEAVNRAIEIARSTHKIAKVAGLSQEPPYVDSYVSPHIKDPFKVDLEDKINLLLELDLHLKGRYIRKRLSYLEFEDFKQVFASTEGSLIDQRFIDSGISMKVVAEREGEVQERSFSNMLRKGYEYIIELNAKEIAEKLVDEVQELLFAPTCPEGEMDVILAPDQMALQIHESIGHPLELDRVLGFEASYAGTSFATLDKLNTFKYGSELLNVYQDSTYPHGLGTFGYDDEGVKAQNIPLIKDGILSGYLSSRESAYYINSKSSGAARAQDWSRIPLVRMTNINLLPGNSSLEEMIESTKYGILMKTNKSWSIDDKRLNFQFGTEVGYLISKGKIVGMVKNPAYTGITPVFWNNLVMVGNEKEFEYYGISNCGKGEPGQTMKVGHGSPPCKFRKVRVVPSK, from the coding sequence ATGAAGAAACTGGCGGAAAGTATCATAGATTTGTTGAAACTAAAAAGGGTTCAGTATGGAGATGTGAGGGTAGTAAGGGTTGTTAAAGAGTTCATTTTGGTAAAGGATGGAATTGTTGATAGGATCGAAAAAACTGTGAACGAAGGTGTGGGAATTCGAGTACTTGTTGATAATCGATGGGGTTTTGCTGGAGTGAGTTCGACTTCTATCAAGGACGCGGAGGAAGCCGTTAATAGAGCGATTGAAATAGCACGGTCTACTCATAAGATTGCGAAGGTTGCAGGACTTAGTCAAGAGCCCCCTTATGTGGATAGTTATGTGAGTCCCCATATTAAGGACCCTTTCAAGGTGGACCTTGAAGATAAGATAAATTTGCTCCTTGAGCTGGATCTACATTTGAAGGGGAGGTATATAAGAAAGCGCCTTTCTTATCTGGAATTTGAAGATTTTAAACAGGTATTTGCGAGTACCGAAGGTAGTTTAATCGATCAAAGGTTTATTGACTCTGGTATTTCCATGAAAGTAGTGGCTGAAAGAGAGGGAGAGGTTCAGGAAAGAAGCTTTTCTAACATGCTCAGAAAGGGTTACGAGTATATCATAGAGCTAAATGCTAAGGAAATTGCAGAAAAGCTAGTGGATGAAGTTCAGGAGCTTTTATTTGCCCCCACATGCCCTGAGGGTGAGATGGATGTGATTCTTGCCCCTGATCAGATGGCGTTGCAGATCCACGAGTCCATTGGTCATCCCTTAGAACTGGATAGAGTCCTTGGCTTCGAAGCTTCATATGCAGGGACGAGTTTTGCGACCCTTGATAAATTAAACACCTTTAAATATGGTTCAGAGCTTTTAAATGTATACCAGGATTCAACTTATCCCCATGGGCTTGGGACTTTCGGGTATGATGATGAGGGAGTTAAGGCACAAAACATTCCTTTAATAAAAGATGGAATTCTTTCTGGATACCTTTCTTCCAGGGAAAGTGCTTATTATATTAATTCAAAGAGCTCTGGTGCAGCAAGGGCGCAGGATTGGTCGAGGATTCCATTAGTAAGGATGACCAATATAAACTTGCTTCCAGGTAATTCTTCCTTAGAGGAGATGATCGAAAGCACTAAGTATGGTATTCTTATGAAAACGAACAAGTCCTGGTCTATTGACGATAAGAGGTTAAACTTTCAATTTGGAACAGAAGTAGGCTACCTCATTTCTAAAGGGAAGATAGTAGGTATGGTAAAAAATCCTGCTTATACTGGAATCACCCCCGTTTTTTGGAATAACTTGGTGATGGTGGGAAACGAGAAAGAGTTTGAATATTACGGGATTTCCAATTGTGGTAAGGGAGAGCCTGGTCAGACTATGAAGGTTGGACATGGCAGTCCTCCCTGCAAATTCAGAAAAGTGAGGGTTGTGCCATCAAAATGA
- a CDS encoding FAD:protein FMN transferase, translating to MKKRLFVFSLLAIISCSPEKSNYVTKTYLVMGTVLNVTLPQKDILLSDSVYSIFRLVDSLMNPIKPYSDIYKINDNSGKFVSVHPYTADCIRKAIYVSQLTDGAFDITVGSLVHLWHFDEQGKYAFPPVDSIEKYRKFVDYRKVVESDNRVKIGKNQRITVAGIAKGYAIDLAARYLRDKGVSSAIIDAGGDLYLVGRKEGKPWRVGIRDPHNREGVNKVVALSDISCCTSGDYERYIEQNGKRYSHIFSPLTGYPVSNGVRSVTVLFKDATLCDGFATAIFVMGPEKAKELQEKVKGLEYYIIMDDTTIYSEGFTKYLAD from the coding sequence ATGAAGAAAAGATTATTTGTATTTTCGTTATTAGCTATAATTTCGTGTTCACCCGAAAAATCGAACTACGTTACAAAAACATACCTCGTTATGGGGACCGTTTTAAATGTAACCCTTCCGCAGAAGGACATCCTGCTTAGTGATTCTGTCTATTCAATATTCCGGCTCGTAGACTCTTTGATGAATCCAATAAAACCCTATTCTGACATTTATAAGATTAACGATAACTCTGGCAAGTTTGTTTCCGTTCATCCTTACACGGCCGATTGTATCAGGAAAGCGATTTATGTATCTCAACTTACCGACGGGGCCTTTGATATCACTGTGGGATCCTTGGTGCACCTCTGGCACTTTGACGAGCAAGGTAAATATGCTTTTCCTCCTGTAGATTCCATAGAAAAATATCGGAAATTCGTTGATTACAGGAAAGTTGTTGAGTCGGATAATAGGGTTAAAATAGGTAAAAATCAAAGGATAACCGTTGCAGGCATAGCTAAAGGTTATGCCATCGATCTTGCAGCCCGCTACTTAAGAGATAAAGGTGTAAGTTCTGCAATAATAGATGCTGGAGGGGATCTTTACCTTGTTGGTAGAAAGGAAGGCAAGCCCTGGCGTGTTGGTATAAGAGACCCTCATAATAGAGAAGGCGTTAATAAAGTTGTTGCTCTTTCCGATATATCTTGCTGTACTTCGGGGGATTATGAGAGATACATTGAGCAGAATGGTAAAAGGTATAGTCATATTTTTTCACCTTTAACAGGCTATCCCGTGTCCAATGGCGTGCGGAGTGTCACGGTGTTATTTAAGGATGCAACACTCTGTGACGGTTTTGCCACTGCAATTTTTGTAATGGGCCCTGAAAAGGCTAAGGAACTCCAGGAAAAGGTTAAAGGCCTTGAGTATTACATAATAATGGACGATACCACAATTTACTCTGAGGGTTTTACTAAGTATTTAGCTGACTAA
- the guaB gene encoding IMP dehydrogenase produces the protein MDLKEGLTFDDVLILPGESEILPAETDLKTIFAKNVPLNIPLVSAAMDTVTESEMAIAIARLGGIGVIHRNMTPERQAEEVRKVKRAQSWFIEDPFVLGPENTVKDALKLIEEKGISGIPIVDNERKLLGIVTRRDLLFEDDESKPLREIMTTNLVTGTFGISMEEAKEKMKKHKVEKLPIVDKEGKLKYLVTFKDILRKLEYPEANVDSHGRLRVAAACGTGEDSKERVKRLIEAGCDVIVVDTAHGHHKRVIEMVKWIKKNFEIPVVAGNVATREGCRALIEAGADGVKVGVGPGSICTTRVVAGVGVPQLTAIIDCYDEAKKYDIPIIADGGIRYSGDIVKALAAGASSVMIGSLFAGTDESPGETVLYEGRKFKVYRGMGSLGAMSQGSKDRYFQDKQTKFVPEGVEGMVPYRGKVADVVFQLLGGLRSGMGYTGSRNLQELRVKSRFIKITHAGVRESHPHDIIITKEAPNYSPPGNQ, from the coding sequence ATGGATCTAAAAGAAGGACTTACCTTTGATGATGTTTTAATCCTCCCGGGTGAAAGCGAGATTCTCCCTGCGGAGACCGATCTTAAGACAATTTTCGCTAAAAATGTCCCTTTGAACATTCCTCTTGTCTCCGCTGCCATGGATACCGTCACCGAATCAGAGATGGCTATCGCCATAGCCAGACTCGGAGGAATAGGAGTCATTCACAGAAATATGACTCCTGAAAGGCAGGCAGAAGAGGTAAGAAAAGTAAAAAGGGCTCAAAGCTGGTTCATCGAAGACCCCTTTGTCCTCGGACCTGAGAACACCGTGAAAGATGCCCTTAAACTAATTGAAGAAAAGGGCATTTCTGGGATCCCAATCGTTGATAATGAAAGAAAGCTCCTCGGCATTGTAACAAGAAGAGACCTTTTATTTGAAGACGATGAGTCAAAACCCCTCAGAGAAATAATGACTACAAATCTCGTTACGGGAACCTTTGGCATATCAATGGAAGAAGCCAAAGAGAAAATGAAAAAACACAAGGTAGAAAAACTCCCGATTGTCGACAAAGAGGGCAAACTCAAATATCTTGTGACCTTCAAAGATATTCTGAGAAAACTGGAATATCCAGAAGCCAATGTAGACTCTCACGGTCGTTTGAGGGTTGCAGCAGCTTGTGGAACAGGTGAGGACTCTAAGGAAAGGGTGAAAAGACTTATAGAAGCTGGATGCGACGTGATTGTAGTTGATACTGCCCATGGCCACCATAAACGGGTTATAGAAATGGTCAAGTGGATAAAAAAGAACTTCGAAATACCTGTAGTTGCAGGGAATGTAGCCACAAGAGAGGGGTGCAGGGCTTTAATTGAGGCAGGTGCCGATGGCGTAAAGGTGGGGGTTGGGCCCGGTTCCATATGTACAACAAGAGTAGTCGCAGGCGTTGGTGTTCCCCAACTTACAGCAATAATAGATTGTTATGATGAGGCAAAGAAATATGATATTCCAATCATTGCAGATGGTGGTATCAGATATTCTGGTGACATTGTAAAGGCCCTTGCCGCTGGTGCCTCTTCAGTTATGATAGGGAGTCTCTTTGCGGGAACTGACGAAAGCCCTGGCGAAACGGTCCTTTATGAAGGTAGAAAATTTAAGGTCTACAGGGGAATGGGCTCCTTAGGAGCCATGTCCCAGGGAAGCAAAGACCGCTATTTCCAGGATAAACAAACAAAATTTGTCCCTGAAGGTGTGGAGGGAATGGTGCCTTATCGCGGAAAGGTTGCCGATGTGGTCTTTCAACTTCTGGGAGGACTTCGTTCCGGTATGGGTTATACCGGTTCAAGGAACCTACAGGAACTTCGTGTAAAAAGCAGGTTCATAAAAATCACCCATGCTGGGGTTAGGGAGTCCCACCCCCATGACATTATAATAACCAAAGAAGCCCCGAACTACAGCCCTCCTGGGAATCAATAA
- a CDS encoding aspartate dehydrogenase, which produces MRLGIIGCGAIGSFVAQAIEEDVLPNMHLQVIYDVKVEKAYGLQNLLSRKPDIAFTFEDFIKHDIDIVLEAASQEALKDYAFQILESGKDLVAMSAGAFADEEFRHKLFDFARLKNRKIYIPSGAVAGLDGLKALSYVKISKAKLTTRKPPAGLGKEVTAPETLFKGSAIEAAKLFPQNINVAVALGLAGDILEKLEVEVIVDPRVKNNEHTIEVKSEAAELKIVLKNKPFPQNPKTSFLAALSCLQVLRNISSNVIIGG; this is translated from the coding sequence ATGAGACTTGGAATTATAGGATGTGGTGCCATAGGAAGCTTCGTGGCCCAGGCGATAGAAGAAGACGTTTTGCCGAATATGCATTTGCAAGTTATTTATGATGTAAAGGTTGAAAAGGCATATGGGCTTCAGAACTTACTTTCAAGAAAGCCCGATATAGCCTTTACTTTTGAGGACTTTATAAAACATGATATTGACATAGTTTTGGAAGCAGCTTCCCAAGAGGCTTTAAAAGATTATGCATTCCAGATTTTAGAGTCGGGTAAAGACCTTGTGGCCATGAGTGCTGGCGCCTTTGCGGACGAAGAATTCCGGCACAAACTCTTTGATTTTGCACGATTGAAGAATAGAAAGATTTACATTCCTTCAGGCGCTGTAGCGGGTTTAGACGGATTAAAGGCCCTTTCTTATGTTAAAATTTCGAAAGCCAAACTTACGACGAGAAAGCCTCCAGCAGGACTGGGAAAAGAAGTTACTGCTCCGGAGACCCTGTTCAAAGGATCTGCTATCGAGGCTGCAAAACTTTTTCCACAGAATATTAATGTGGCCGTTGCTCTTGGCCTCGCAGGTGATATATTAGAAAAACTTGAAGTGGAGGTCATTGTGGATCCGAGAGTTAAGAACAACGAGCACACAATAGAAGTGAAGTCAGAAGCGGCGGAGTTAAAAATTGTTTTGAAAAATAAGCCGTTTCCCCAGAATCCAAAAACCAGTTTCTTAGCCGCCCTTTCGTGCCTTCAGGTTCTTAGAAACATAAGTAGTAACGTGATAATTGGGGGGTAG
- a CDS encoding Fe-S-containing hydro-lyase codes for MNERRLTLPIEKETLLNLKAGDRVFLTGVIYTARDAAHKRIVEELEKHIFSLFPLKGAIIYYCGPSPAPPGRVIGSAGPTTSYRMDPYVPILLQHGVYGFIGKGKRGEEVRNALRKFRGVYFIATGGAGAILSTKIVRSTIVGYEDLGPEAIYALHVVDFPVIVGIDAEGNDIYELGPQNFKTQISQLNT; via the coding sequence ATGAATGAAAGGCGATTAACTCTTCCCATTGAAAAGGAAACACTTCTCAATTTAAAGGCAGGTGATAGGGTTTTTCTCACAGGAGTCATATATACCGCAAGAGATGCAGCCCACAAAAGGATTGTGGAAGAACTTGAGAAACACATTTTTAGTTTATTTCCATTAAAGGGTGCAATCATTTATTATTGTGGGCCATCCCCGGCACCCCCTGGAAGGGTTATCGGGTCAGCTGGGCCAACTACATCTTATCGAATGGATCCTTATGTTCCAATCCTTTTACAGCATGGGGTTTATGGATTTATCGGAAAAGGGAAAAGAGGTGAAGAAGTACGAAACGCCCTGCGGAAGTTCAGAGGGGTCTACTTTATTGCCACAGGTGGGGCTGGCGCCATCCTTTCAACAAAAATTGTTCGCTCCACGATAGTAGGCTATGAAGACCTTGGCCCAGAAGCCATTTACGCACTTCATGTTGTCGATTTTCCTGTAATCGTTGGTATTGATGCCGAGGGTAATGATATTTACGAACTTGGCCCACAGAATTTCAAAACACAGATTAGTCAGCTAAATACTTAG